The stretch of DNA GAGGGCATTTTCTACTGCAAGAGACGGGTCAGCCCAGCCTGTACGCATTTTGACAGTAAGGGGGATATCAAGGACAGATTGGACCTTGTTGATGATAGAGTAAATCTTATCTGGATCCTTGAGCCACATAGCGCCAGCTTCGTTCTTCACGATTTTGTTAACTGGGCAGCCCATGTTGATATCAACAATATCGGTTTTGGTGTTTTCTTGGATGAATTCTGCTGCGCGTGCTAGGCTGTCTTCATCACTACCAAATAGTTGGATAGAGACAGGGTTTTCGCCTTCATCGATATGAAGCATATGCAGGGTTTTTTCATTGTTGTATTGGATTCCCTTGTCAGAGACCATTTCCATGACAACGAGTCCAGCTCCGAGCTCTTTTGCGATAGTACGAAAGGCTGAGTTAGTCACGCCAGCCATGGGTGCTAAAACGGTACGATTGGGAATCTCAACATTGCCAATCATAAAGGGTGTATTAAGATTTGTCACGAATGAGTTCCTCCAGGTCGTTTTCATCAAAGTTATAAGTTGTTTGGCAGAATTGACAAGTGATTTCTGCCCCATGGTCTTCCTCTTTCATTTCCTGTAGGTCTGAACTTGGAAGGCTGGCAAGAGCGTTCATAAAGCGCTCATGGCTACAGTCACATTGGAAACGGATTTCTTCTTCAGAAAGACGCTTATAAGCCTCGTCACCGTAGATTGCCTTGAGGAGGGCTTCGATATGGTCGTCGCTTTCCAGAAGGGTTGAGATAGCTGGCATTTCTTGGATGCGTTTTTCAAAGCGAGCAATCTCTTCTTCCTTGGCTCCCGGCAAGACCTGAACTAGGAAACCACCCGCAACCTTGACCTTGTCTTCCTCGTCCAAAAGGACATTGAGGCCGACTGCAGAAGGCGTTTGTTGGCTTTCAGTCAGGTAAAAGGCAAGGTCTTCACCGATTTCCCCAGAAATGAGGGGAGTCATAGAGTTGTAAGGATTTCCAGTACCGTAGTCTGTGATAACGAGGAATTGGCCATTGCCGACAAAAGGTCCGACTAGGACTTCACCAGTTGCAGTCTTTTTGATGTCAACACCAGGATTTTGAACATAGCCTTTGACGTTCCCCTTGGTATCAGCAACGGTGATGATAGCACCTAGAGAGCTAGATCCCAGTACCTTCACTGTTAGTTTGGTATTGCCTTTTTCATTGGCTGCGAGAATCTGGCTAGCGATAAGAGTTCGACCAAGTGCTACAGTTGAGCTAGCTTGGGTTTGGTGTTTTTCTTGAGCAGTGCGGACTGTTTCTGTGCTGTCAAGGACAAAAGCACGAAAGGCTCCGCTTTCTGATATAGTTTTAATAATTTTATCCATAGCTACTATTTTAGCATAAAAATGCCCAAAGGGGGAGCCGTGTGTTTGCTGATTTTCAGGATAATGGACCAGGAAATCAGCATGAAAATAAAAAGAGAAACAGATTATTTCAGCATTTGTAAGATTTATGCTATGCTTAAGGTAGAAAATGAAAGGGGTAACAAATGTATTTAGGAGATTTGATGGAAAAGGCTGAATCTGGCCAATTTTCAATCCTTTCCTTTCTATTACAAGAGTCTCAGACGACTGTCAAGGCTGTAATGGAGGAAACAGGATTTTCAAAAGCAACCCTAACCAAATATGTCACCCTGCTCAATGATAAGGCTTCGGACAGTGGTTTAGAGCTAAACATCTCCTTAGAAGATGAAAATCTGCGTCTATCGATCGGTGCAACTACCAAGGGAAGAGATATCCGAAGCTTATTTTTGGAGAATGCTGTTAAATACCAGATTTTGGTCTATCTTCTCTACCACCAACAGTTTTTAGCCCATCAGCTGGCTCAAGAATTGATGATTAGCGAGGCTACACTTGGTCGTCACTTAGCTAGCTTGAATCATATTTTGTCAGAGTTTGACTTATCCATCCAAAATGGTCGTTGGCGAGGTCCAGAGCATCAGATTCGCTATTTCTATTTCTGTCTTTTTCGCAAGGTTTGGTCCAGTCAGGAATGGGAAGGTCACATGCAGAAACCAGAGAGAAAACAGGAGATTGCCACTTTAGAGGAAATCTGCGGTGCGAGTTTGTCTTCGGGGCAGAAATTGGATTTGGTTCTCTGGGCTCACATTAGTCAACAGCGTCTTCGGGTCAATGCTTGTCAGTTTCAAGTGATAGAAGAGAAAATGCGGGGGTATTTTGACAATATTTTCTACCTTCGTTTGCATCGAAAGGCTCCGTCATTTTTCGCTGGACAACACCTTCCTCTAGGAACTGAGGATGGGGAGATGATGATTTTCTTCTCTTTCCTCCTATCTCATCGCATTCTTCCTCTTCATACTATGGAGTATATCCTTGGTTTTGGAGGGCAGTTGGCAGATTTGCTGACGCAATTGATTCAAGAAATGAAGAAGGAGGAACTATTGGGGGACTATACAGAGGACCATGTCACTTATGAACTCAGTCAGCTTTGTGCTCAAGTCTATCTCTATAAGGGCTATATTTTACAGGACCGCTACAAGTACCAGTTGGAGAATCGTCATCCCTATTTGCTGATGGAACATGATTTTAGGGGAACGGCAGAGGAGATTTTTCGTGCCTTGCCTGCCTTTCATCAGGGGACGGATTTGGATAAGAAGATTCTCTGGGAATGGCTTCAGTTAATGGAATATATGGCTGAAAATGGTGGTCAGCATATGCGGATTGGTCTGGATTTGACATCTGGTTTTCTTGTCTTTTCAAGGATGGCATCCATTTTGAAACGATATTTGGAATACAATCGTTTTATTACCATTGAAGCCTATGACCGAACTCGATATTATGATTTGCTGGTTACCAATAACCCGATTCATAAGAAGGAACAAACACCAGTCTATTATTTAAAAAATGACTTGGATATGGAAGATTTGGCGGCTATTCGTCAGTTATTATTCACTTAAAAGGCTTGGTCGTTCCAGGTCTTTTTTGTGAAATTCACACAATCTCCTCACATTTTTTAAAAAATTAAAAAAAGTTGATAAACAAGAAAGCGCTTTATTTTGTATACTAGTAAGTGTAAAGAGGAAACATCCTCAAGATCTTTATCAGGAGGACAGCACATGTCACAAGAAAAATACATCATGGCCATTGACCAGGGGACTACAAGCTCTCGTGCCATTATTTTCAACAAAAAAGGAGAAAAGGTCAGCTCGAGTCAAAAAGAGTTTACCCAGATTTTCCCTCAGGCAGGTTGGGTAGAGCACAATGCCAATGAAATTTGGAACTCAGTCCAGTCAGTTATTGCGGGTGCTTTCATCGAAAGTGGTGTCAAGCCAAGTCAAATCGAAGCAATCGGAATTACCAACCAACGTGAAACAACTGTTGTCTGGGATAAGAAAACAGGGCTCCCTATCTACAACGCTATCGTTTGGCAGTCTCGCCAAACAGCCCCTTTGGCTGAGCAACTAAAAAACCAAGGTTATGTGGAAAAATTCCATGAAAAGACTGGTTTGATTATCGATGCTTACTTCTCAGCGACTAAGGTTCGTTGGATTTTGGACCATGTAGAAGGCGCTCAAGAGCGAGCAGAAAAAGGGGAATTGCTCTTTGGTACCATTGATACTTGGTTGGTTTGGAAATTGACTGACGGTGCGGCTCACGTGACGGACTACTCAAACGCAGCTCGTACCATGCTTTATAACATTAAAGAACTCAAATGGGATGATGAGATTTTAGAAATCCTCAATATTCCTAAAGCAATGTTGCCTGAAGTTCGTTCTAACTCTGAAATCTACGGTAAAACAGCGCCATTCCACTTCTATGGTGGAGAAGTTCCAATCTCAGGTATGGCTGGGGACCAACAGGCAGCCCTCTTTGGGCAGTTGGCCTTTGAACCAGGTATGGTCAAGAATACTTATGGAACAGGTTCTTTCATCATCATGAATACTGGTGAAGAGATGCAGTTGTCTGAGAACAATCTTTTGACAACCATTGGTTACGGTATCAATGGCAAGGTTTACTATGCCTTAGAAGGTTCTATCTTCATCGCAGGAAGTGCCATTCAATGGCTTCGTGACGGTCTTCGCATGGTTGAAAATTCACCAGAATCTGAAAAATATGCCCGTGATTCTCACAACAACGATGAAGTTTATGTTGTTCCAGCCTTTACAGGTCTAGGAGCTCCATACTGGAACCAAAACGCTCGCGGTTCTGTCTTTGGCTTAACTCGTGGAACAACTAAAGAAGACTTTATCAAGGCAACTCTTCAATCTATCGCTTATCAAGTGCGTGACATCATCGACACCATGCAAGTGGATGCTCAAACAGCTATCCAAGTCTTGAAAGTAGACGGTGGTGCAGCTATGAACAACTTCCTCATGCAGTTCCAAGCTGACATTTTGGGAATCGATATCGCACGCGCCAAAAACTTAGAAACAACAGCTTTGGGAGCAGCCTTCTTAGCAGGTTTGTCAGTAGGTTACTGGAAAGACTTGGATGAGTTGAAACTCTTGAACGAGACAGGAGAACTCTTTGAACCATCTATGAACGAATCTCGCAAGGAACAACTCTACAAGGGCTGGAAGAAAGCTGTGAAAGCAACCCAAGTCTTTGCGGAAGTAGACGACTAATACTGGAAGAATAAAGCGACTCAGTTAGAAAGTGTGTAAATATGGAATTTTCAAAGAAAACACGTGAATTATCAATTCAAAAAATGCAGGAACGTACCTTGGACCTCTTGATTATCGGTGGAGGAATCACTGGTGCTGGTGTAGCCTTGCAGGCGGCAGCTAGTGGTCTAGATACAGGTTTGATTGAAATGCAGGACTTCGCAGAAGGAACATCCAGCCGTTCAACAAAACTGGTTCACGGAGGACTACGTTACCTTAAGCAATTTGATGTAGAAGTGGTATCAGATACAGTTTCTGAACGTGCAGTGGTTCAACAAATCGCTCCACACATTCCGAAACCAGACCCAATGCTCTTGCCAGTTTACGATGAAGATGGAGCGACCTTTAGCCTCTTCCGTCTTAAAGTAGCTATGGATCTTTACGACCTCTTGGCAGGTGTCAACAACACACCAGCTGCTAACAAGGTTTTGAGTAAGGAAGAAGTCTTGGAACGCCAGCCAAACTTGAAGAAAGAAGGTTTGGTAGGAGGTGGGGTTTACCTTGACTTCCGTAACAACGATGCTCGTCTCGTGATCGAAAACATCAAACGTGCCAACCAGGACGGTGCCCTCATTGCTAACCACGTGAAGGCAGAAGGCTTCCTATTTGACGAAAGTGGCAAGATTACAGGTGTTGTAGCTCGTGATCTCTTGACAGACCAAGTCTTTGAAATCAAGGCCCGTCTGGTTATTAACACAACAGGTCCTTGGAGCGACAAGGTGCGCAATTTGTCTAATAAGGGAACACAATTCTCACAAATGCGTCCAACTAAGGGAGTTCACTTGGTAGTGGATTCAAGCAAGATCAAGGTTTCACAGCCAGTTTACTTTGATACAGGTTTGGGTGATGGCCGTATGGTCTTTGTTCTCCCACGTGAAAACAAGACTTACTTCGGTACAACGGATACAGACTACACAGGTGATTTGGAACATCCAAAAGTGACGCAGGAAGATGTAGATTACCTACTTGGCATTGTCAATAACCGCTTCCCAGAAGCCAACATTACTATTGATGATATCGAAAGCAGCTGGGCAGGTCTTCGTCCATTGATCGCAGGCAATAGCGCTTCTGACTACAATGGAGGAAATAACGGAACCATCAGTGATGAAAGCTTTAACAACTTGATTACGACTGTTGAATCTTATCTCTCTAAAGAAAAAACTCGTGAAGATGTAGAGGCTGCTGTTAGCAAGCTTGAAAGCAGTACCTCTGAGAAACATTTGGACCCATCTGCAGTTTCTCGTGGTTCTAGCTTGGACCGAGATGATAATGGTCTCTTGACCCTTGCTGGTGGTAAAATCACAGACTACCGTAAGATGGCTGAAGGAGCTATGGAGCGCGTGGTTGACATCCTCAAAGCAGAATTTGACCGTAGCTTTAAACTCATCAATTCTAAGACTTACCCTGTTTCAGGTGGGGAATTGAACCCAGCAAATGTGGACTCAGAAATCGAAGCCTTTGCGCAACTTGGAGTGTCACGTGGTTTGGATAGCAAGGAAGCTCATTACCTAGCAAATCTTTATGGTTCAAATGCACCGAAAGTCTTTGCTCTTGCTCATAGTTTAGAACAAGCACCAGGACTCAGCTTGGCAGATACCTTGTCCCTTCACTATGCAATGCGCAATGAGTTGGCTCTGAGCCCAGTTGACTTCCTCCTTCGTCGTACCAACCACATGCTCTTTATGCGTGATAGTTTGGATAGCATCGTTGAGCCAGTTTTGGATGAAATGGGACGATTCTATGACTGGACTGAAGAAGAAAAAGCCGCTTACCGTGCGGATGTCGAAGTAGCTCTTGCTAACAACGATTTAGCAGAATTAAAAAATTAAGAAAAAATAAAAGAGGCGGCGGGCAACAATCCTTGTCGCCCGCCCCTTCTTTTTAATGGAGATAGAAAGATGATGAATGAATTATTTGGAGAATTTTTGGGAACTTTAATCCTGATTCTTCTAGGAAATGGTGTTGTTGCAGGTGTGGTTCTTCCTAAAACTAAGAGCAATAGCTCAGGTTGGATTGTGATTACCATGGGTTGGGGGATTGCAGTTGCGGTTGCAGTATTTGTATCTGGCAAGCTCAGTCCAGCTCATTTAAACCCAGCTGTGACAATTGGTGTAGCTTTAAAAGGTGACTTGCCTTGGGCTTCTGTTTTGCCTTATATCTTAGCCCAGTTCGCAGGGGCTATGCTCGGTCAGATTTTGGTTTGGTTGCAATTCAAGCCGCATTATGAGGCAGAAGAAAATGCAGGAAATATCCTGGCAACCTTCAGTACTGGACCGGCCATCAAAGATACTGTATCAAACTTGATTAGCGAAATCCTTGGCACCTTTGTATTGGTATTGACAATCTTTGCTTTGGGACTTTATGACCTTCAAGCAGGAATCGGAACTTTTGCAGTGGGAACTTTGATTGTCGGTATCGGTCTATCACTAGGTGGGACAACAGGTTATGCCTTGAACCCTGCACGTGACCTTGGACCTCGTATCATGCACAGTATCCTTCCAATTTCAAACAAGGGAGACGGAGACTGGTCTTATGCCTGGATTCCTGTTGTGGGACCTGTTATCGGTGCAGCCTTGGCCGTGCTTGTATTCTCACTTTTCTAATCTAGAAAACAATTATGTTGATAAAGCTTGAGATGAAAATCTCAGGCTTTTTTAAAAATATTCATAGAAAAACTGCATAATCTTTAAAATTAGCTTAAATGCAGTGAAAATGTACGGTAAACAATTGAAAGATTACCCTAAAAAATGGTACAATGGTAGAAAAATACTATAGTAAGAGTTCATCTTATTTCACAAAAATTACAGAAATGAATGGTTTTTCTTGATGAAACAAAGAAAAGAATTGTACCTTTTTCTTGGTCGGACAGCCTTGTATTTTCTTATCTTTCTAGGGCTGCTTTACTTCTTTAGCTATCTTGGTCAGGGTCAAGGAAGCTTTATCTATAATGAATTTTAACTTGAAGGAGAATCCCTATTGTGTCAAATAAACCAATAGTAGATATGATTGAAACCATTGAGCATTTTGCTCAGACACAGCCTAGCTATCCTGTTTACAATGTTTTGGGACAGGAACACACTTATGGAGATTTAAAGGCTGATTCGGATAGTTTGGCTGCAGCCATCGATCAACTGGATTTACCAGAGAAGTCTCCTGTGGTTGTCTTTGGAGGCCAAGAATATGAAATGTTGGCAACATTTGTAGCGCTGACTAAGTCAGGTCATGCCTACATTCCGATTGATAGCCATTCGGCCTTGGAGAGAGTTTCGGCTATTTTAGAAGTAGCAGAGCCAAGCTTGATTATTGCCATCTCAGATTTTCCATTGGAGCAGATTTCTACACCGATGTTGAATCTAGCTCAGGTTCATGAAGCCTTTGCTCAAGGGACTAGCTATGAGATCACGCATCCAGTCAAGGGAGATGATAACTACTACATTATCTTTACTTCTGGTACGACTGGTAAGCCTAAGGGAGTGCAGATTTCCCATGATAACCTCCTCAGTTTTACCAACTGGATGATTACGGATAAGGAATTTGCGACGCCAAGTCGTCCGCAAATGCTGGCTCAGCCACCTTATTCTTTTGACCTGTCTGTCATGTACTGGGCGCCGACCTTGGCACTGGGTGGTACGCTTTTCGCTCTTCCTTCAGCTATTACTCAGGACTTTAAGCAACTCTTTGCGACCATCTTTTCATTGCCAATCGCTATCTGGACATCAACCCCTTCTTTTGCAGATATGGCCATGTTGTCTGAAGCCTTTAATAGTGAGAAAATGCCTGACATCACGCATTTCTACTTTGATGGTGAAGAATTGACGGTTAAAACGGCTCAAAAACTACGCGAACGTTTCCCAAATGCCCGTATTATCAATGCCTACGGCCCAACAGAAGCGACAGTAGCCCTGTCAGCAGTTGCTGTGACAGACGAGATGCTAGCGACTCTCAAACGCCTACCAATCGGCTATACCAAGGCTGATTCTCCAACCTTTATCATTGATGAGAATGGCAAGAAACTGCCAAATGGTGAACAGGGAGAAATCATTGTTTCTGGACCAGCCGTTTCAAAAGGTTATATGAACAATCCTGAAAAAACGGCAGAAGCCTTCTTTGAGTTTGAAGGTCTACCAGCCTACCATACAGGAGATGTGGGAACTATGACAGATGAAGGCTTGCTTCTCTACGGCGGACGCATGGACTTCCAGATTAAGTTTAACGGTTACCGCATTGAGTTAGAAGATGTCTCTCAAAACCTCAATAAGTCTCGCTTTATCGAGTCTGCTGTAGCTGTACCACGTTATAATAAAGACCACAAGGTGCAAAATCTATTGGCTTATGTCATCTTGAAAGACGGTGTTCGTGAGCAGTTTGAGCGAGATATTGATATTACCAAGGCTATCAAGGAAGATTTAACAGATATCATGATGTCCTACATGATGCCGTCTAAATTCCTTTATCGAGACAGTTTGCCACTGACTCCAAATGGAAAGATTGACATCAAAGGATTGATTAACGAGGTGAATAGCAGATGATGGAGTTCTTTCAACAGCTTCCTCATTTAGAGCCATACGGCAATCCTCAGTATTTTGTCTACGTGATTGCTGCAACCTTACCTATCTTTATTGGCCTCTTTTTCAAGAAACGCTTTGCCTGGTATGAAGTGCTGGTTAGCCTCTTCTTTATCGTCACCATGTTGGTGGGTGGGAAGACCAATCAATTGGCAGCCTTGGGTATTTACCTTTGCTGGGAGATATTGCTCTTACTCTTCTATAAGCATTATCGAAAAAGTAAGGATGGCAAGTGGGTCTTCTACCTAGTTAGCTTTCTATCCCTCCTTCCGATTATCTTTGTCAAGGTGCAGCCAGCTATCAATGGAACGCAGTCTTTGCTTGGATTTTTGGGAATTTCTTACCTGACCTTTCGTTCGGTTGGGATTATCATCGAGCTGAGAGATGGAGTGATTAAGGATTTTACCCTCTGGGAATTCCTCCGTTTTCTTCTCTTCATGCCGACTTTCTCGAGTGGTCCAATTGATCGCTTTAAGCGTTTTAATGAAAATTATCAGACCATTCCTGAGCGGGATGAGTTGCTGGATATGTTGGATGAATCTGTTCGCTATATCATGTGGGGATTTTTGTACAAGTTTATCCTAGCTCATATTTTAGGAGAGACCTTACTCCCTCCTCTGAAGAATCTAGCCCTGCAGTCAGGTGGCTTCTTTAACCACTATGCCTTGGCAGTTATGTATACCTTTGGTCTGGAGCTTTTCTTTGACTTTGCAGGTTACTCTATGTTTGCCTTAGCCATTTCAAATTTGATGGGAATTCGTAGCCCTATCAACTTTAATAAGCCCTTTTTATCAAGGGATTTAAAGGAATTTTGGAATCGTTGGCATATGAGTCTGTCCTTCTGGTTCCGTGACTTTGTCTTTATGCGAATGGTCATGGTGTTGACTAGAAAGAAGGTCTTTAAAAATCGCAATGTAACCTCAAGTGTGGCCTACATTGTAAATATGCTGATTATGGGATTTTGGCATGGCGTGACCTGGTACTACATCGCCTATGGACTCTTTCATGGATTGGGTTTGGTCATCAATGACGCTTGGGTTCGTAAGAAAAAAACACTCAATAAGGAACGGAAAAAAGCAGGGAAGCCTGCTCTACCTGAGAATCGCTGGATTCAGTTGCTTGGCATGGTTATCACCTTCCATGTCGTCATGCTGTCATTCTTAATCTTTTCTGGATTCTTGAATGATTTATGGTTTAAAAAATAAAGGAAATAAAATATGGATATCAAATCAGAAGTTATCGAAATTATTGATGAGTTGTTTATGGAAGATGTTTCTGACATGATGGATGAAGATCTTTTTGATGCAGGTGTCTTGGATAGTATGGGAACGGTAGAGTTGATTGTGGAGATTGAAAACCGTTTTGACATTCGCGTTCCTGTAACAGAGTTTGGTCGCGACGACTGGAATACAGCCAATAAAATCATAGCTGGTATTGTGGAGCTACAAAATGCTTAAACGCTTATGGATGATTTTCGGGCCCATCTTCATAGCTGGATTTTTGGTTCTTCTACTCATCTTTTTTTATCCAAGTACAACAAGCCATAATCTGACGGAGGAGAAATATTCGGCGGCTTCTGTTAGTGTAGAGAGTTTTAAAGAGAGAAGCCAAAAAGTAAGGGCTCTTACAGATCCAAATATGCGTTTTGTTCCCTTCTTTGGCTCCAGTGAATGGCTTCGTTTTGACGGTGCCCATCCTGCGGTATTGGCTGAGAAATACAACCGCTCTTATCGCCCCTATCTTTTAGGACAGAGGGGAGCTGCATCGCTCAACCAGTATTTTGGGATGCAACAGATGTTGCCACAACTGGAGAATAAACAAGTTGTATATGTCATCTCGCCCCAGTGGTTTAGTAAAAATGGCTATGAGCCAGCAGCCTTCCAGCAGTATTTTAATGGGGATCAGTTGACGAGTTTTCTGGAACATCAATCTGGAGATCAGGCTAGTCAATATGCAGCGACCCGCTTACTACAGCAGTTTCCAAATGTAGCTATGAAGGACCTGGTTCAGAAGTTGGCAAGTAAAGAAGAATTGTCGACGGCAGACAATGAAATGATTGAATTATTGGCTCGTTTTAATGAACGTCAAGCTTCCTTTTTTGGTCAGTTTTCGGTTAGAGGCTATTTCAAATACGATAAGCATGTAGCTAAGTATTTAAAGACCTTGCCAGATCAGTTTTCTTATCAAGCTATAGAAGATGTTGTCAAAGCAGATGCAGAAAAGAATACTTCTAATAATGATCTGGGAATGGAGAATTATTTCTATAATACACAGATTAAGAAGGATTTGAATAAATTAAAGGATTCTCAGAAAAATTTTACCTATCTCAAGTCGCCAGAATATAATGACTTGCAGTTAGTGTTGACACAGTTTTCTAAATCCAAGGTAAACCCGATTTTTATCATTCCACCTGTTAATAAAAAATGGATGGACTATGCTGGTTTACGAGAGGATATGTACCAACAAACGGTGCAGAAGATTCGCTACCAGTTAGAAAGTCAAGGTTTTACCAATATAGCAGATTTTTCTAAGGACGGTGGGGAAGCTTTCTTTATGAAGGATACCATTCACCTTGGTTGGTTAGGTTGGTTGGCATTTGATAAGGCCGTTGATCCTTTCCTATCCAATCCCACACCAGCTCCGACTTATCATCTGAATGAGCGCTTTTTCAGTAAAGACTGGGCGACTTATGATGGAGATGTCAAGGAATTTCAATAGATCATAATATAGAAGAGTTCAAGGATGAAACTAGTTTTCACGTTTTTTCTTGACTCTTTTTTTGGTTGTGATATAATTAACCAGTAAATAATTTTTCAAAGAATAGTATTTTTCTCTTAAAAAAGAGAAGTCCAAAAGGAAAGGAGTCAAATATGAGACAGCTAGCGAAGGATATCGATGCTTTTTTGAATGAGGTGATTTTGCAGGCAGAAAATCAGCATGAAATCCTAATAGGTCATTGCACTAGCGAGGTGGCTCTGACCAATACCCAGGAGCATATCCTCATGCTCTTGTCAGAGGAATCTTTAACAAATTCAGAGTTGGCCCGTCGTCTCAATGTCAGTCAGGCGGCAGTTACCAAGGCTATTAAGTCTTTGGTCAAGGAAGGGATGTTGGAAACATCTAAAGATCCTAAGGATGCGCGTGTAATTTTTTATCAGTTGACTGATTTGGCTCGTCCAATTGCTGAGGAGCATCATCATCACCATGAGCATACACTTTTAACCTATGAACAAGTGGCTACTCAGTTTACTCCAAATGAACAAAAAGTGATTCAGCGGTTTTTGACTGCTTTAGTAGGAGAAATCAAATAATGAGATATATTACGGTAGAGGACTTGTCCTTCTATTATGATAAGGAGCCTGTTCTTGAACATATCAATTATAGTGTTGATAGTGGGGAATTTGTGACCTTGACAGGGGAAAATGGGGCGGCTAAGACGACACTCATCAAGGCCAGTCTTGGAATCCTCCAACCACGCATTGGTAAGGTAACCATTTCAAAGACAAATACGCAGGGTAAGAAATTGAGAATAGCCTATCTTCCTCAACAGATTGCCAGTTTTAATGCAGGTTTTCCAAGTACGGTTTATGAATTTGTCAAGTCGGGACGCTATCCACGAAAAGGTTGGTTCCGTCGCTTGAATGCTCATGATGAGGAGCATATCAAGGTTAGTCTGGACTCAGTTGGCATGTGGGAACACCGAGACAAACGCTTGGGTTCTCTATCTGGGGGGCAAAAGCAGCGAGCGGTGATTGCGCGTATGTTTGCTTCTGACCCAGATGTGTTTGTCCTAGATGAGCCGACAACGGGGATGGATGCAGGAAGTAAAAACGAATTTTACGAACTCATGCACCACAGCGCTCATCATCACGGCAAGGCTGTTTTGATGATTACTCATGACCCTGAAGAAGTTAAGGACTATGCGGACCGCAATATTCATCTAGTACGTAACCAAGACTCGCCATGGCGTTGTTTCAACGTTCATGAGAATGATCAGGAGGTGGGCCATGCTTAGTTTGTTATCTTATGACTTTATGCAACGTGCCTTTCTGGCCGTTATTGCTATGAGTCTTTTCTCGCCAGTATTGGGAACCTTCCTTATCTTGCGTCGTCAGAGTTTGATGAGTGATACCCTCAGCCACGTCTCGCTTTCGGGTGTAGCCTTTGGTCTGGTTCTGGGGATTTCTCCGACTATTTCTACTATTGCTATTGTCTTGATTGCGGCGGTCTTTCTGGAGTATCTCCGTACGGTTTACAAGAACTTTATGGAAATCGGGACAGCTATCCTCAT from Streptococcus mitis encodes:
- a CDS encoding MIP/aquaporin family protein, translated to MMNELFGEFLGTLILILLGNGVVAGVVLPKTKSNSSGWIVITMGWGIAVAVAVFVSGKLSPAHLNPAVTIGVALKGDLPWASVLPYILAQFAGAMLGQILVWLQFKPHYEAEENAGNILATFSTGPAIKDTVSNLISEILGTFVLVLTIFALGLYDLQAGIGTFAVGTLIVGIGLSLGGTTGYALNPARDLGPRIMHSILPISNKGDGDWSYAWIPVVGPVIGAALAVLVFSLF
- a CDS encoding teichoic acid D-Ala incorporation-associated protein DltX; this encodes MKQRKELYLFLGRTALYFLIFLGLLYFFSYLGQGQGSFIYNEF
- the dltA gene encoding D-alanine--poly(phosphoribitol) ligase subunit DltA, which codes for MSNKPIVDMIETIEHFAQTQPSYPVYNVLGQEHTYGDLKADSDSLAAAIDQLDLPEKSPVVVFGGQEYEMLATFVALTKSGHAYIPIDSHSALERVSAILEVAEPSLIIAISDFPLEQISTPMLNLAQVHEAFAQGTSYEITHPVKGDDNYYIIFTSGTTGKPKGVQISHDNLLSFTNWMITDKEFATPSRPQMLAQPPYSFDLSVMYWAPTLALGGTLFALPSAITQDFKQLFATIFSLPIAIWTSTPSFADMAMLSEAFNSEKMPDITHFYFDGEELTVKTAQKLRERFPNARIINAYGPTEATVALSAVAVTDEMLATLKRLPIGYTKADSPTFIIDENGKKLPNGEQGEIIVSGPAVSKGYMNNPEKTAEAFFEFEGLPAYHTGDVGTMTDEGLLLYGGRMDFQIKFNGYRIELEDVSQNLNKSRFIESAVAVPRYNKDHKVQNLLAYVILKDGVREQFERDIDITKAIKEDLTDIMMSYMMPSKFLYRDSLPLTPNGKIDIKGLINEVNSR
- the dltB gene encoding D-alanyl-lipoteichoic acid biosynthesis protein DltB, which codes for MMEFFQQLPHLEPYGNPQYFVYVIAATLPIFIGLFFKKRFAWYEVLVSLFFIVTMLVGGKTNQLAALGIYLCWEILLLLFYKHYRKSKDGKWVFYLVSFLSLLPIIFVKVQPAINGTQSLLGFLGISYLTFRSVGIIIELRDGVIKDFTLWEFLRFLLFMPTFSSGPIDRFKRFNENYQTIPERDELLDMLDESVRYIMWGFLYKFILAHILGETLLPPLKNLALQSGGFFNHYALAVMYTFGLELFFDFAGYSMFALAISNLMGIRSPINFNKPFLSRDLKEFWNRWHMSLSFWFRDFVFMRMVMVLTRKKVFKNRNVTSSVAYIVNMLIMGFWHGVTWYYIAYGLFHGLGLVINDAWVRKKKTLNKERKKAGKPALPENRWIQLLGMVITFHVVMLSFLIFSGFLNDLWFKK
- the dltC gene encoding D-alanine--poly(phosphoribitol) ligase subunit DltC → MDIKSEVIEIIDELFMEDVSDMMDEDLFDAGVLDSMGTVELIVEIENRFDIRVPVTEFGRDDWNTANKIIAGIVELQNA
- the dltD gene encoding D-alanyl-lipoteichoic acid biosynthesis protein DltD; this encodes MLKRLWMIFGPIFIAGFLVLLLIFFYPSTTSHNLTEEKYSAASVSVESFKERSQKVRALTDPNMRFVPFFGSSEWLRFDGAHPAVLAEKYNRSYRPYLLGQRGAASLNQYFGMQQMLPQLENKQVVYVISPQWFSKNGYEPAAFQQYFNGDQLTSFLEHQSGDQASQYAATRLLQQFPNVAMKDLVQKLASKEELSTADNEMIELLARFNERQASFFGQFSVRGYFKYDKHVAKYLKTLPDQFSYQAIEDVVKADAEKNTSNNDLGMENYFYNTQIKKDLNKLKDSQKNFTYLKSPEYNDLQLVLTQFSKSKVNPIFIIPPVNKKWMDYAGLREDMYQQTVQKIRYQLESQGFTNIADFSKDGGEAFFMKDTIHLGWLGWLAFDKAVDPFLSNPTPAPTYHLNERFFSKDWATYDGDVKEFQ
- the adcR gene encoding zinc-dependent transcriptional regulator AdcR — its product is MRQLAKDIDAFLNEVILQAENQHEILIGHCTSEVALTNTQEHILMLLSEESLTNSELARRLNVSQAAVTKAIKSLVKEGMLETSKDPKDARVIFYQLTDLARPIAEEHHHHHEHTLLTYEQVATQFTPNEQKVIQRFLTALVGEIK